One region of Bubalus bubalis isolate 160015118507 breed Murrah chromosome 15, NDDB_SH_1, whole genome shotgun sequence genomic DNA includes:
- the XKR4 gene encoding XK-related protein 4 — protein MGPNPETNPWLACVKVEGASFTAAASLVSLAWALASYQKALRDSRDDKKPISYMAVVIQFCWHFFTIAARVITFALFASVFQLYFGIFIVLHWCIMTFWIVHCETEFCITKWEEIVFDMVVGIIYIFSWFNVKEGRTRCRLFIYYFVILLENTALSALWYLYKAPQIADAFAIPALCVVFSSFLTGVVFMLMYYAFFHPNGPRFGQSPSCACEDPSAAFALPPDVATSTLRSISNNRSVAGDRDQKFAERDGCVPVFQVRPTAPSTPSSRPPRIEESVIKIDLFRNRYPAWERHVLDRSLRKAILAFECSPSPPRLQYKDDALIQERLEYETTL, from the coding sequence GTTTCACAGCGGCAGCCTCCCTGGTATCCCTGGCTTGGGCCTTGGCCTCCTACCAGAAGGCCCTTCGGGACTCTCGCGATGACAAGAAGCCCATCAGCTACATGGCCGTGGTCATCCAGTTCTGCTGGCACTTCTTCACCATCGCGGCCAGGGTCATCACCTTTGCCCTCTTCGCCTCGGTTTTCCAGCTCTACTTTGGGATCTTCATTGTCCTTCACTGGTGCATCATGACCTTCTGGATCGTCCACTGTGAGACAGAGTTCTGCATCACCAAGTGGGAGGAGATCGTGTTCGACATGGTGGTGGGGATTATCTACATCTTCAGCTGGTTCAATGTCAAGGAAGGCAGGACACGCTGTAGGCTCTTCATTTACTATTTCGTGATCCTTCTGGAAAACACAGCCTTGAGTGCTCTCTGGTACCTCTACAAGGCTCCCCAGATCGCGGACGCGTTTGCCATCCCGGCTCTGTGCGTGGTCTTCAGCAGCTTCTTAACCGGCGTGGTTTTTATGCTGATGTATTATGCCTTCTTTCACCCCAACGGACCCCGATTCGGGCAGTCACCAAGCTGTGCTTGCGAGGACCCTTCTGCTGCCTTCGCTCTGCCTCCAGACGTGGCCACGAGCACCTTGCGGTCCATCTCCAACAACCGCAGTGTCGCCGGCGACCGCGACCAGAAATTCGCAGAGCGAGATGGGTGTGTCCCTGTCTTTCAGGTGAGGCCCACGGCCCCATCCACCCCATCCTCTCGCCCACCACGGATTGAAGAATCTGTCATTAAGATTGACCTGTTCAGGAATAGGTACCCAGCGTGGGAGAGACACGTTTTGGACCGAAGCCTCCGAAAGGCCATCTTAGCCTTTGAATGTTCGCCGTCTCCTCCTAGGCTGCAGTACAAAGACGATGCTCTCATTCAGGAGCGGCTGGAGTATGAGACCACTTTATAA